The following are encoded together in the Mus musculus strain NOD/MrkTac chromosome 17 genomic contig, GRCm38.p6 alternate locus group NOD/MrkTac MMCHR17_NOD_IDD1 genome:
- the Olfr97 gene encoding olfactory receptor 97 produces MMNCSQAPGFILLGLSSNSEKWQPLFSIFLVLYLLGLLGNLLLLLAIGTDVHLHTPMYFFLSQLSLVDLCFITTTAPKMLETLWTGDGSISFSGCLTQLYFFAVFADMDNLLLAVMAIDRYAAICHPLLYPLLMTPCRCRVLVSGSWGVAHCVSLTHILLLSQLYFHTNQEIPHFFCDFGPLLLLSCSDAHLNESLMMALAGVLGISALLCIVSSYGCIFYAVAKVPSAQGKRKALATCSSHLSVVLLFYSTVFATYLKPPSSSRSSGEVVAAVMYTLVTPTLNPFIYSLRNKDVKSSLRRILNMVKSQD; encoded by the coding sequence ATGATGAACTGCAGTCAGGCTCCTGGCTTCATCCTGTTGGGACTGTCCAGTAACTCAGAGAAATGGCAACCCCTCTTTAGCATCTTCCTTGTTCTCTACTTGCTGGGCCTTTTAGGGAACCTGCTACTTTTGTTAGCTATTGGCACTGATGTCCACCTCCACACCCCCATGTATTTCTTCCTCAGTCAGCTCTCACTCGTGGATCTTTGCTTCATCACCACCACAGCCCCTAAAATGCTGGAGACTCTGTGGACTGGAGATGGATCCATCTCGTTCTCTGGATGCCTGACTCAGTTGTACTTCTTTGCTGTTTTTGCTGACATGGATAACCTGCTTCTAGCAGTCATGGCTATTGACCGCTATGCTGCTATCTGCCACCCACTGCTGTACCCACTTCTAATGACTCCTTGTAGATGTAGAGTTCTGGTCAGTGGGTCGTGGGGAGTAGCTCATTGTGTGTCTCTGACCCATATTTTGTTGCTCTCTCAGTTATATTTTCATACCAATCAAGAAATTCCTCATTTTTTCTGTGACTTTGGGCCTCTCTTATTGCTTTCCTGCTCTGATGCTCACCTCAATGAGAGTCTAATGATGGCTTTGGCTGGAGTTTTGGGAATCAGTGCACTGCTCTGCATTGTAAGTTCTTATGGTTGTATTTTTTATGCTGTGGCTAAGGTTCCATCAGCACAGGGAAAAAGGAAAGCCTTGGCTACATGCAGTTCCCACCTCTCTGTAGTCCTCCTATTCTATAGCACAGTCTTTGCTACCTACCTGAAACCCCCATCTAGTTCTCGTTCCTCTGGGGAGGTGGTAGCTGCTGTTATGTATACCTTGGTCACTCCCACTCTAAACCCCTTCATTTATAGTCTGAGAAACAAGGATGTTAAGAGTTCATTGAGAAGGATCTTGAACATGGTGAAATCTCAGGACTAA